From the genome of Procambarus clarkii isolate CNS0578487 chromosome 83, FALCON_Pclarkii_2.0, whole genome shotgun sequence, one region includes:
- the LOC138358416 gene encoding ficolin-2-like: MMGKPQWMLVLVGTWSMFVVVAAEDTIVNSYLTEPLWLGVGFQNRNCRELQDHGHKTSGVYTIYPYDCCPKRPVRVYCDMDSNGGGWTVIQRREDILPRKEFYRTWMEYALGFGNLSGEFWLGLDHIHALTEQTLNQIYFDLADFDNAIRWAQYQFFYVHDRSASYKVGVNGYTGDAGDGFSFVNGQRFTTKDKDLDTFGGNCAVSHLGAWWYTSCHSSNLNGKYHKGNHTSYADGVNWYPFRGHHYSLKRTEMKIRPAY; this comes from the exons ATGATGGGCAAGCCACAGTGGATGCTGGTGTTAGTGGGTACATGGagtatgtttgtggtggtggcggcagaggACACCATTGTTAATTCGTACCTGACAGAGCCTTTGTGGCTAGGGGTTGGCTTCCAAAATCGTAATTGCCGTGAACTGCAAGATCACGGCCACAAGACCAGTGGTGTTTACACCATCTATCCGTACGACTGCTGCCCAAAACGTCCTGTTCGTGTCTATTGTGATATGGACTCTAATGGAGGAGGATGGACTGTAATTCAGCGTCGAGAAGATATACTCCCGCGGAAAGAATTCTACCGCACATGGATGGAATACGCCTTGGGCTTTGGTAATCTCTCTGGCGAGTTTTGGCTTGGACTCGACCACATTCACGCCCTCACTGAGCAGACACTCAACCAAATATACTTTGACCTGGCAGACTTTGACAATGCCATCCGATGGGCACAGTACCAATTCTTTTATGTCCATGACAGGAGTGCCTCTTATAAAGTTGGGGTTAATGGGTATACTGGAGATGCTGGTGATGGCTTCAGCTTTGTCAATGGCCAGAGATTTACTACCAAGGATAAGGATCTTGACACTTTTGGAGGAAACTGTGCTGTAAG TCACTTGGGCGCTTGGTGGTACACGAGCTGTCATTCGTCAAACCTAAATGGCAAATATCACAAAGGTAACCACACCTCTTATGCCGACGGTGTCAACTGGTATCCTTTTCGAGGTCATCACTACTCCCTCAAGAGAACCGAGATGAAGATCAGACCAGCATACTAA